The Eulemur rufifrons isolate Redbay chromosome 3, OSU_ERuf_1, whole genome shotgun sequence DNA segment ctcgaactcctgacctcgagcgatccacccacctcggcctccgagagtgctaggattacaggcgtgagccaccgcgcccggccttggctttctttttttatcacaAATAAGTTTATAATAGAGGGCTTCACCCACAGCTGCAGATCTGCATCTTGACACCAGTGTGGCTTTTTATTATAACTAAAGTCCCTGTCATCACCATGTCCTCGACTGTTTGGCAACTTTAGCCTTTTCTTCTGTGTTGTCTTTAAGGGCTTTGACATACAGAATTGAAAAGGGAGGGGGCTTCAGTCCCCTGGCGTATTCCCACCATTCAGAGAGTGAGTTAGATTTGCCAGGTTTAAAACTAGGAACCTTTTTTGCTTTCCCTTTGAAAGAAACTAGTTTTATGTTTGTTGAATCTGTTGAGGCAGAtactccctcttcctttccataAGGGTTGTAGGGAGCCCGTCTGCAGCTGTGCCGTGCACACATGTGGCCTCGTCACTCACTTTGATGCTGAGTGGGCCTGGACTCTTTGGAACAATCTAGTTGGCAACAGGCATTTTCTCACTGGCCATTCCCCCACACTTAGTCTTGTGGATTTTGAGCAAACTGTAGCCTTTTCCTGGAACAGTGTCAGGCCCCCAACAGGCAGCATTCATCCCTGTCCCCCGACCCCAACCCTGGCACATGggcatatattttctcattctggCACTTTCCCTGGTCTCTCACTGAGGGTAGTAGCTTCTACAAGGTGCGTGATTTGCTCTGTGTCCTTCAGAATCTTTTCAGCTGTCAGATGATTCATCCTGTACATGTgtgcagcatttgtctttttttttttttttttttttgccacttcaattaaaaaaaatctttactttgGGTTCTATTGTTATCGTCTGTCTCCTTTGCTAGCACTTTGAACACGGGCTGTTTCACGCGTATACACGAGGGGTTGGTAGTGTTCATAGGACACCTCAGAGCCAGACGTGGACTCGGCGAACTCTGGGCCTAACAAGCACCCTGATGGCCCAGGCTCAATTGTTAGCCTGCACGTGGTGCCCGATACTGTAGCACTTAGCCCCGTTTTTATCTGTGGAAGTTTAAAAGTAAAGAAGCTTTTGTAGCCCCTGACCCCCAACATACACCCCCCCTGCCACTCCACCTGACCTGTATCTCTTTGAGGGTTAGGGGCACCCCTTGGTCTCACTTGTGTCCCCAGCTGCTAGCGTAGGACCTGGTGTGGTGGTAGGCGTGCAGTGGGTGTTGTGGAGCTGAGGTTTAGTGCCTCCATGGGGAACCTGCctgcctctcacctccttcaggtaTTCCTGGTGCAGCCGGCGGCTGGTGGAAGAGCGTTACTCTTGGACCAGCCAGCTGTCGCCGGCTGACCTCATCCCCTTGGAGGTCCCTGCCAGTGCTGGCAGCCCTACCCAGAGAGATTGGCAGGAGCAGTTAGTGGTGGGGCACAACGTTTGCTTTGACCGAGCCCATATCAGGGAGCAGTACCTGATCCAGGTAAGGTTCCTGGGGCCAGTGGTAGGGTCTGGTGTGGGGTGGCTAGGAGCCCAATCTCAGTGGCTAGGGAAGGCACTGCTTTCCTGGCTGGTGTCACCATCCCCTTCGCAGCAGCCACCTATTGCAGGGTGACTTGTTGACTACTTCTGTCTCTGATATTTGTGCACAGCTGTACTGTTCCCAGGCAAGCCCAGTGCAGGACCTGAGTCGTCACAGAGTAATAATGACCCTTATCTCTGTGTGGTACTTAGAGCTTAGCATGGGTCTCGGAGGCTCTGAGCCATAGCCTAGGCTTGCATCCTGCTTCGGCCGCTGATAAGCAGCGCGAGCTCTTTAACATCCCTAACCTGAGCCTAATTCCCGTTTTTGTAATAAGAGATAACAGAAGCTATCTCATAGGATCATTAGGGTTTGCACAACACATGCATGTCAAACGCTCCAAACTGTGCCCTCTTTGTAGTAATGTCAATTCTTAATTTTACGGAAAGTGTTTTTCGTTTTATCTTCAAGACAGCCCTAGGAGAAAGGCAGGACAGGGGAAAGCGACCTTAACTTATAGCTGAGGGTGCTAAGGCTCAGACAGCCTTgttgacttgcccagggccaccgAGTTTCCAGTGGgagggttagggccagggctagggatagggctggggGCCGAACCCCGTACCGCTGAAGGCCTTGTTTTGGCTACTCTGGAGCCAAGTTGCTCATAGCTGTTGCTGGAAGCCGGGGAGGACTTGCATGTTGGGATTGAGCCAGGCTTACACCTTCAGCGGTGGCTAGGATTTGGGAGGGTGGGCCCCTTACGGGTTGCGGTGCAAGCATGAGCAAGATGAAGGCTCTGTATTTCTTGTTGGAGGCTGTGTGCTGGGAGGGGGTGCTGTGTGAGGAGCCGTGGCAGGTCTGGGGGTTGACACCACTGAAGCAGTGGTAGACTGGCCCAGAGCTGCAGtctgcctccttccctttcctcctcctcctcctcctcctcctcctcctcctcctcctcctcctcctcctcctcctctgctcctcctcaGGGCTCTCGCATGCGCTTCCTGGACACCATGAGCATGCACATGGCCATCTCAGGGCTAAGTAGCTTCCAGCGCAGTCTGTGGATAGCAGCCAAGCAGGGCAAGCACAAGCTCCGGCACCCCACACAGCGCGGCCAGAAGTCCCAGAGGAGAGCCAGCGGCCCAGCGGTGAGAGCTTACTGTGGGTGGGCGGGAGTCAGGGTGCTCGGGACCCCTCACCAGCCCACCTGTCTGCCTGAGGCCAAGCCAATGTGCCGTATCCCTTGCTCTGGCCCCAGATCTCGTCCTGGGACTGGCTGGACATCAGCAGTGTCAATAGTCTGGCAGAAGTGCACAGCCTCTATGTGGGGGGGCCTGCCTTAGAAAAGGAGCCTCGAGAACTGTTTGTCAAGGGCAGCATGAAGGACATCCGTGAGAACTTCCAGGTATGGTTCTGGAGAGGGGCTCTGGGGCCACGGGCTGCGGCAGACCCCTAGTTGAACTCAGGGAGATACGGCTGCCAGGCCTGACCTTGAGACCTGGTGGTGGTAGTGGGATGGCTGCCCCCCCAGCACCTTCCTGTCACCTTGTGCCAGGACCTGATGCAGTACTGTGCCCAGGACGTGTGGGCCACCTATGAGGTTTTCCAGCAGCAGCTACCACTCTTCTTGGAGAGGTGAGGGGGGGCCCATGTGGGAATCTCTGGGGCTCAGTGGGTTCTTGGTACCTGGGCCTGCTGCATTCAGGGGGCGTGGGTTCTGTCTCGGGCTGGGGACCTTAGCTTTTCTAGGCTGAAAGAGTGGAGCGCCTCTCTGTCCAGTGGCGTCCGCCTGGGCCCTGGACTTGGTTTCCACAGAGGCCCTGGAGGGAAGGGCTGAGGGTTTGTGCTTGTGTTTCGTGTGCATAGTCCTGGTTTACTCTGCACCTTCTCTGAACTCGCGTCCTGAGCCGACAAGGGCTTCCCATCCGTCCTGCTCATGTTTATCAGTGAGTTAGTCTATGACGTCAGTCATGAGCATCAGCCAGACATGGTTCAAACCTTGATTTTCGTATCCTACTCATttgcccttgggcaagttactgagtgtctctgagcctctgtgGTCTCATCTGTGAAACGTGTACAGATacgcagttgacccttgaacagtgTGGAGGTTAGGGGCGCCAGCCACTTTGCAGTCAAACATTTGggtataacttttgattcccctAGGATCTAACTACTAGTGGCCTGCTATTTACCAAAAGTgcccttactgataacataaagcGGTTGATTAATACATACTTGATGTTGTATATATTATATCCTGTATTCTTAccataaagtaagctagaaaacATGTTTACtactcattaagtggaagtggatcatcataaaggtcgtCATtcttgtcttcatgttgagtaggctgaggaggaggcgGGAGAGGAGGGTTGGTCTGGCCGTCTCTCGGGTAGCGGAGGCAGAGGTAAATCCGTGCATAAGTGGACCCGTGCAGTTCAAATCTGTTCAGGGTCAGCTGTGCTACTCTAGTGAGGTTCGTGTATGATCATTTGTATGTGTGGGGTTACTCGTGCAGTGCCTGTCACGTGCTCCTTACTCAGCAATTGCTGGccgtttttatttttgtgatctaTAATTCTCACATTATCCCTGAGGATGTGatgatattatttccattttataggagAAGAAACCGAAGCTCAGAGAGATGAGGTGACTTATGCAGGGCCAGGTAGCAGTAGAGCTGGGATTAAATCCCTGTGTTTGACATTAGAGCTATGCCATGCGGGTGGTTGGGCTGAGGCTTACCAGACTGACTCGGGAATTGGGCCAAAGCCTTGCCTCCTGTGGTCATTTATGGGAGCCCTCGCTGTTTGCCCCCAAGGTGTCCCCACCCGGTGACTCTGGCCGGCATGCTGGAGATGGGTGTCTCCTACCTGCCTGTCAACCAGAACTGGGAGCGTTACCTGGCAGAGGCACAGAGCACGTATGAGGAGCTCCAGCGGGAGATGAAGAAGTCGCTGATGGACCTGGCCAATGACGCCTGCCAGCTGCTCTCAGGAGAGAGGTAGCCAGGTCTTGGGCGGGCAGGGTCTAGGCAGGGGATAGGCAGGTGGGAGGCCGGGCCAAAGGCCTGGCCTTAGCCCTGTCCTAGTGGACTGGCTCTACAGGTACAAAGAAGACCCCTGGCTCTGGGACCTGGAGTGGGACCTGCAAGAGTTTAAGCAGAAAAAGgttaagaaagagaagaagaaggagcCGGCTACTGCCAGCAAGTTTCCCATCGAGGAGGCTGGGGCCCCGGGAGGTCCCATGGATCAGGAAGGTGGGGAGCAtgggtgggaggtgggacagGGCTCGCCCCTGGGAAGGTCTTAGGTCCCAGGGGGCCCTGGGAAGGGGTTGCTCCAGCTTTCTGGAGATgagcaggtgggggtgggtcTTTCTGAGAGTTCCTGCTCCTGATCGTCTTCCCTCACTCCACACAGACCCTGGCCCTCCCAGTGAGGAGGAAGAGTTTCAGCGAGATGTCATGGCCCGCACCTGCTTACAGAGGCTGAAAGGGACCACAGAGCTCCTGCCCAAGCGGCCCCAGCATCTTCCTGGACACCCTGGGTGAGCCTCGTCCCCCCGCTTGTGCCAGCCTCAGGACATCCCTGGTCTGGGCTCCAGCACAGGTGGTGTGCTGTGTGAGTGCTTATTAACTGCTGCCGTTTGTTCACGCCACCTGCCCGTCCTGCTCGTCTTCACGTCGGCCCGCTGGCTTATCGGACGCACTCGGTACGGTGCCCCGGGCGCCTGCTGTGTGCAGCCCACGGCAGCCACAGCGAGGGCACAGCTCCTTTCCACTAGTCCCTTTCCCTGGGAGGAGCCAGGCGTGCAGCCCGCGCAGCTGGTGTTAATATCCGCGGTGAGACGCAGGACGTGCAGTGTTGAGGCAGTTCTGACTCTGTCTGGggaaatcagggaaggcttccttgagGAGATGACCCTTCATTTGCGCCTCATGGCGTGACAGAGATGAGAAAAGGGGCAGCCAGGGTGAACAGTAGGGTGCTGACTTTGCACTTGCATGACCCTGAGAGGAAGTGCCTTGGGTGCCCTTCTAGCCTCACCCTGGTCTCAGCCCCGCTGAGCAGGCTGTGGGAGACCGAGCTCAGGGACTGCTGTGGCACTGGAGCAGTGGCAAGGTCTGATGGGCGGGGCGGGCAGAGCTGCTCCCTTCTCTGGCCAGTTACCCTGGACCCAGCCCTGGGCTAGGGTGTGCTTGCCTGTCCTGGCTTCTGACTTGTCCTCTGAGACTGACTTAGGGTCTTTCCTTTTGAGATAATTGAGTTATTCTAGGGGATTACGTGGGGGTCCTTCCCAAAGCATCCCAGAGGAGAGGTTGGTGACTGGAGGGTGGATGGGGCACATGATGGGAGACAGAACCTCCCCTCACCACTGTGACACTGCTGTCTTCCTGGTGGAACATAGGTGGTACCGGAAGCTCTGCCCCCGGCTGGATGACTCTGTGTGGACCCCGGGCCCCAGCCTCCTCAGCCTGCAGATGCGGGTCACCCCTAAACTCATGGCACTGACCTGGGATGGCTTCCCTCTGCACTACTCAGAGCGCCACGGCTGGGGCTACCTGGTGCCTGGGCGGCGGGACAACCTGGCTAAGGTGCCAACAGGCGGCACCCTGGAATCAGCTGGAGTGGCCTGCCCCTACAggtagggaaggggaggaaggggctgtGGCTCAGGGTCCCCTTCTGCTGGCTGGAGAAGGTCAGCTCAGGCTAGCAGAAAGAGCTTGGGTCTAAGAATCTGGGTTCTAGCCCTTTTCCCCATGGCTACCTTCCCCTCTGGGCGAGTGGGGAGGACCAAGGCCCCCCTTGGGCCCAGCGGCACAGCAGCCTTCACAGGAGCGTGCAGAGGGAGGGCTGTTGGAAGTTGCAGGGGAAGTgggcttttttccctcttttttgagTATGTTGAGTGCTaattatgggccaggcactgtgtaaATAAACTTCTTACAGTGCTTCCCTCATTTGTTCCCCACGCAGAGCTATGAGTTAGGGTGGTTATCCTCACTTTCTAGCTGAGAAAGGCCTGGGGAAGTCAGCTGACTTACAGGTGTCAGGGGAGAAGCCATGGCACTTGGAGTGGCCCAGAATTAACGAGTCCTGGCTGTGCAGGGCAGGTTGAGTCACTTGTGGGGCCTTTGGATGGGAGGGACTGAGATCGACCCTGCTCCTTTGAGCGGGAAGGTGGGCGAGTGGGCAGGCGTGAGCCCGCGGCTGGGCGCTGGGTCCTGACTTCCCACTGCTGGGCTCCCAGAGCTGCTCTTGTGGAGGCGGCAGCTCTGTGGTGTAAGGAGCTTGGGATGGAGTCAGACCAGGCCTTGAAGCCCAGTCTTCCCCAGTGCACTGTGTCATATTCGGTTTGTCACTCCTTGTCCAAAAACCAGGGCACATGCCTCCACTTCTGCCTCAGGGCTGACTCTGAGGACCACACAGAGGGAACTGTGGAAGGCCCCCGGCGAGCTGCCTGGCCCAGAGCGGGCATCTTGTAATCAGCGGCTGCCGCTGCTGTTCTCTGCGCAGAGCCATCGAGTCCCTGTACAGGAAGCACTGTCTCGAACAGGGGAAGCAGCAGCTGGAGTCCCAGGAGGCAGGTGTGGCTGAAGAGTTCCTGCTCAGTGACGGTTGTGACATGTGGCAGACGGTGAGGGCAGGCTCTGAACATGAGCTCTGGTGAGGGGGTCTGTGTTCTCCCATGGAAGGGGCAGCCCTTTTGGGTGGAGGCTGGCTACTGATGGTTGTTGGAATAccctgcagggaggggctggtggaTTTGGGCCCACCCAGCCTCTGTTTCACTCCCTTGGTCCCTGGGCCCGTCCAGGTGGAAGAACTGGGCTACTTAGAAGTGGAGGCCGAGGCCAAGATGGAGAACTTGCGAGCTGTGTTGCCAGGTCGACCCTCAGTCCCGGTGAGCGAGGCTCCTGCTCAGGGGTTCCTGGGTGGGCGCTGGGCAGCAGgggcttcctccttccccaccagaGTTCCCTCGGTCTGGTGGGGTTTGCAGATGCTGCTCTGCCCCTGGGTGGCCCCACCCACGgtggaggccaaggaggaagccTGAGACCTCCGCCATCCGGTCATTTCCCAGCTCACCTCACAGTTTCAGGCcctttcccacctccctccccatggCCCTTGCTGAATGCAGGTGCTGGAGCAGGGCCTGATGTATGTGTGTGGGCCCCACAGACTGCTGCTGGCGGCCCCAAGGCCAGCCAGCCCACCTATCACCATGGCAACGGACCTTACAATGATGTGGATATCCCTGGCTGCTGGTTTTTCAAGCTGCCTCACAAGGTGCGTGCCCTGGTTTATAACCTGTCCTGTGGTGTCCTGTCTTCAAGGCCCACAGCAGGCCTCCAGAGTGACTCAGACCGGGAAACTGTCCTTTTTTGCACATAGAACAGTGGTAGTGGGACAGAGAGATTTCAGGCAAATACCCTCGTCTCTgagcttttgttttccttctgaacATTAGGTGGTGAGGGGCATGGTGGCATTAAGTGTCTGGCACATCTGGTACATGATAGGTCCTATTGACGGATCTATTATAGGGGAGCCAGGTTTGCTTGTGTTTGAGTGTCTGTGTGTGACATATTTGAGGATGTGCCCCAGGCTGCTTGAGGTTCTGGGCTCAATGTTGAGAGGGGCCCAGGTGCTCACACGGGTTCCCCACCCAGAGATCTGCCACCTACCTCTAGCCCGttccctctgccctctccagGATGGTAACAGCTGTAATGTGGGCAGCCCGTTTGCCAAGGACTTCCTGCCCAAGATGGAGGATGGCACCCTACAGGCTGGCCCAGGAGGTGCCAGTGGGCCCCGTGCCCTGGAAATCaacaaaatgatttctttctggAGGAATGCTCATAAACGCATCAGGTGGGCCATGATGGGAGGGCAAAGACAAGCTTTTCTGCACCCCTGGTCAGGTTTCTGCAGTCCTGGGTCTCCTTTCCTTTACCCACTCAGGGGCCCCTGACTCAGCCTGAGCTGCCACAAAGGGACAGTCTAGCTACCACGGTCTTGACGCCTGGCTACTTCTTGTACTGGTGCCCTGGACCTTGGGAAAGTCTCCCTCTCCAGCTTCAGTTTCCGTTTATGTAAAAATGATGGTGCTGTAGGACCTTGATGGCCCCTCAAAGCTCTAACGGAACCCCTTGGTGTAACTGCGGGAGCCATGGGGTGTGGCTGAGGACCTTGGAGGCCTGTAAGCTCTTTTGGGGGCTGGAAGCTGGGTCTTGTAGTCTGGGAATGGCAAATGGATTCATCTTGAATCAGGCCATTTCCAAGCTAGTTGTAGCCACCAGCAAGCACACTCTTGTGAGCACAGTGCTGGAATGGGGTGGTGAAGTCAGCCCAGGTGTGGGAAGAAGCAGTGGTGGAAGGGGCGCCTCATGGATGCCCTGGGAAAGGGGCAGGAGCTGCCTCAGAAGCCTGGCCAGGCCCAGAAGGCCTAGCTCCTGGCTGGCGTGTTGTAGGGCCCCAGGTCTCGCCCTGAGTCGAGTTAGTGAGGCTGGGCACGAGGGAGCACGGCAGCCCTGATGCTGCGCAGGTGAGGGCCATGGTGGGATGGGGTGGACTCTGCTTCCCATGGCTGTGCTGAGCCTTGGCCTGTCTGTCCCCACAGCTCCCAGATGGTGGTGTGGCTGCCCAGGTCGGCTCTGCCGCGTGCTGTGACCAGGTATGGCCCGCGGAGCGGTTGTGGGGATAGAACTGAGTGGACATGAGGCCTAGGGCCAAAGCAAGCTGCCGAGACCCACTCTTCTCCCACCAGGCACCCTGACTATGATGAGGAAGGCCGCTATGGGGCCATTCTGCCCCAGGTGGTGACTGCTGGTACCATCACACGCCGGGCTGTGGAGCCCACGTGGCTCACTGCCAGCAATGCCCGGGTACGTGTCCTCTGCGTCTCTGGCCCCTGCTGTTCCTCTCCTAGGTCTCCAGAAACGGAGCTCTTAGAGGGCAAGGTACATGAAAAAGAACCTAAGATCTGGGTCAAGCAGGACTCCAGTTCAAATCTGGCTTCATGAGTATTGTCCATTCCTTTAGCAGATATATTCTGGGCACCTGCTTCTGGCCAGACAATGACAGGCAAAATAGCCACAGCTGTCCTGGAGTTTAGATGAGGCCGTGTAGGTGAGGGGCCTGCCACAGGGCCAGGCTTAGAGATTCTCTGTCACCCCCGTTGCTGATAGGCAGCCATCTCTGGAACTGTGGAGTTTGGAGCTGCGCTGTCTGGCATTCTCTAAAGCCATTCCCTCAGGACAGGCCTTGGTACTTTGTCAGTCAACTCTGGCTCCAGGAACAGGGTAGGAGGAATCTCACTTGGGtatctgggtgggcctgacctCACTCTTCTCGCAGCCTGACCGAGTAGGCAGTGAGTTGAAAGCCATGGTGCAGGCTCCGCCTGGCTACGTGCTTGTGGGTGCTGATGTGGACTCCCAGGAGTTGTGGATTGCAGCTGTGCTTGGAGACGCCCACTTTGCCGGCATGCATGGTGAGCAGGGCGAGGGTGgagggggcccagggctggggagaatGTTTCTGAACTTTTTCACTTCTGCCTTCTTGTCCTCTAGGCTGTACAGCCTTCGGATGGATGACACTGCAGGGCAGGAAG contains these protein-coding regions:
- the POLG gene encoding DNA polymerase subunit gamma-1 isoform X1, translating into MSRLLWKKVAGATVGPGPVPAPVRLVSSSVSVPVPSDGQQQPQQPQQVPSSEGGQLRHNPLHIQMLSKGLHEQIFGHGGEMPGEAAVRRSVEHLQKHGLWGLPAAPLPDVELRLPPLYGGNLDQHFRLLAQKQSLPYLEAANLLLQAQLPPQPPSWAWAEGWTRYGPEGEAVPVAIPEERALVFDVEVCLAEGTCPTLAVAISPSAWYSWCSRRLVEERYSWTSQLSPADLIPLEVPASAGSPTQRDWQEQLVVGHNVCFDRAHIREQYLIQGSRMRFLDTMSMHMAISGLSSFQRSLWIAAKQGKHKLRHPTQRGQKSQRRASGPAISSWDWLDISSVNSLAEVHSLYVGGPALEKEPRELFVKGSMKDIRENFQDLMQYCAQDVWATYEVFQQQLPLFLERCPHPVTLAGMLEMGVSYLPVNQNWERYLAEAQSTYEELQREMKKSLMDLANDACQLLSGERYKEDPWLWDLEWDLQEFKQKKVKKEKKKEPATASKFPIEEAGAPGGPMDQEDPGPPSEEEEFQRDVMARTCLQRLKGTTELLPKRPQHLPGHPGWYRKLCPRLDDSVWTPGPSLLSLQMRVTPKLMALTWDGFPLHYSERHGWGYLVPGRRDNLAKVPTGGTLESAGVACPYRAIESLYRKHCLEQGKQQLESQEAGVAEEFLLSDGCDMWQTVEELGYLEVEAEAKMENLRAVLPGRPSVPTAAGGPKASQPTYHHGNGPYNDVDIPGCWFFKLPHKDGNSCNVGSPFAKDFLPKMEDGTLQAGPGGASGPRALEINKMISFWRNAHKRISSQMVVWLPRSALPRAVTRHPDYDEEGRYGAILPQVVTAGTITRRAVEPTWLTASNARPDRVGSELKAMVQAPPGYVLVGADVDSQELWIAAVLGDAHFAGMHGCTAFGWMTLQGRKSRGTDLHSKTATTVGISREHAKVFNYGRIYGAGQPFAERLLMQFNHRLTRQEAAEKAQQMYAVTKGLRRYRLSDEGEWLVKELDLPVDRTEDGWVSLQDLRKIQREASRKSRWKKWEMVAERAWMGGTESEMFNKLESIATSDTPCTPVLGCRISRALEPSAVQGEFMTSRVNWVVQSSAVDYLHLMLVAMKWLFEEFAIDGRFCISIHDEVRYLVREEDRHRAALALQITNLLTRCMFAYKLGLNDLPQSVAFFSAVDIDQCLRKEVTMDCKTPSNPTGMERRYGIPQGEALDIYQIIELTKGSLEK
- the POLG gene encoding DNA polymerase subunit gamma-1 isoform X2, which codes for MSRLLWKKVAGATVGPGPVPAPVRLVSSSVSVPVPSDGQQQPQQPQQVPSSEGGQLRHNPLHIQMLSKGLHEQIFGHGGEMPGEAAVRRSVEHLQKHGLWGLPAAPLPDVELRLPPLYGGNLDQHFRLLAQKQSLPYLEAANLLLQAQLPPQPPSWAWAEGWTRYGPEGEAVPVAIPEERALVFDVEVCLAEGTCPTLAVAISPSAWYSWCSRRLVEERYSWTSQLSPADLIPLEVPASAGSPTQRDWQEQLVVGHNVCFDRAHIREQYLIQGSRMRFLDTMSMHMAISGLSSFQRSLWIAAKQGKHKLRHPTQRGQKSQRRASGPAISSWDWLDISSVNSLAEVHSLYVGGPALEKEPRELFVKGSMKDIRENFQDLMQYCAQDVWATYEVFQQQLPLFLERCPHPVTLAGMLEMGVSYLPVNQNWERYLAEAQSTYEELQREMKKSLMDLANDACQLLSGERYKEDPWLWDLEWDLQEFKQKKVKKEKKKEPATASKFPIEEAGAPGGPMDQEDPGPPSEEEEFQRDVMARTCLQRLKGTTELLPKRPQHLPGHPGWYRKLCPRLDDSVWTPGPSLLSLQMRVTPKLMALTWDGFPLHYSERHGWGYLVPGRRDNLAKVPTGGTLESAGVACPYRAIESLYRKHCLEQGKQQLESQEAGVAEEFLLSDGCDMWQTVEELGYLEVEAEAKMENLRAVLPGRPSVPTAAGGPKASQPTYHHGNGPYNDVDIPGCWFFKLPHKDGNSCNVGSPFAKDFLPKMEDGTLQAGPGGASGPRALEINKMISFWRNAHKRISSQMVVWLPRSALPRAVTRHPDYDEEGRYGAILPQVVTAGTITRRAVEPTWLTASNARPDRVGSELKAMVQAPPGYVLVGADVDSQELWIAAVLGDAHFAGMHAFGWMTLQGRKSRGTDLHSKTATTVGISREHAKVFNYGRIYGAGQPFAERLLMQFNHRLTRQEAAEKAQQMYAVTKGLRRYRLSDEGEWLVKELDLPVDRTEDGWVSLQDLRKIQREASRKSRWKKWEMVAERAWMGGTESEMFNKLESIATSDTPCTPVLGCRISRALEPSAVQGEFMTSRVNWVVQSSAVDYLHLMLVAMKWLFEEFAIDGRFCISIHDEVRYLVREEDRHRAALALQITNLLTRCMFAYKLGLNDLPQSVAFFSAVDIDQCLRKEVTMDCKTPSNPTGMERRYGIPQGEALDIYQIIELTKGSLEK
- the POLG gene encoding DNA polymerase subunit gamma-1 isoform X3 — protein: MSRLLWKKVAGATVGPGPVPAPVRLVSSSVSVPVPSDGQQQPQQPQQVPSSEGGQLRHNPLHIQMLSKGLHEQIFGHGGEMPGEAAVRRSVEHLQKHGLWGLPAAPLPDVELRLPPLYGGNLDQHFRLLAQKQSLPYLEAANLLLQAQLPPQPPSWAWAEGWTRYGPEGEAVPVAIPEERALVFDVEVCLAEGTCPTLAVAISPSAWYSWCSRRLVEERYSWTSQLSPADLIPLEVPASAGSPTQRDWQEQLVVGHNVCFDRAHIREQYLIQGSRMRFLDTMSMHMAISGLSSFQRSLWIAAKQGKHKLRHPTQRGQKSQRRASGPAISSWDWLDISSVNSLAEVHSLYVGGPALEKEPRELFVKGSMKDIRENFQDLMQYCAQDVWATYEVFQQQLPLFLERCPHPVTLAGMLEMGVSYLPVNQNWERYLAEAQSTYEELQREMKKSLMDLANDACQLLSGERYKEDPWLWDLEWDLQEFKQKKVKKEKKKEPATASKFPIEEAGAPGGPMDQEDPGPPSEEEEFQRDVMARTCLQRLKGTTELLPKRPQHLPGHPGWYRKLCPRLDDSVWTPGPSLLSLQMRVTPKLMALTWDGFPLHYSERHGWGYLVPGRRDNLAKVPTGGTLESAGVACPYRAIESLYRKHCLEQGKQQLESQEAGVAEEFLLSDGCDMWQTVEELGYLEVEAEAKMENLRAVLPGRPSVPTAAGGPKASQPTYHHGNGPYNDVDIPGCWFFKLPHKDGNSCNVGSPFAKDFLPKMEDGTLQAGPGGASGPRALEINKMISFWRNAHKRISSQMVVWLPRSALPRAVTRHPDYDEEGRYGAILPQVVTAGTITRRAVEPTWLTASNARPDRVGSELKAMVQAPPGYVLVGADVDSQELWIAAVLGDAHFAGMHGCTAFGWMTLQGRKSRGTDLHSKTATTVGISREHAKVFNYGRIYGAGQPFAERLLMQFNHRLTRQEAAEKAQQMYAVTKGLRRYRLSDEGEWLVKELDLPVDRTEDGWVSLQDLRKIQREASRKSRWKKWEMVAERAWMGGTESEMFNKLESIATSDTPCTPVLGCRISRALEPSAVQGEFMTSRVNWVVQSSAVDYLHLMLVAMKWLFEEFAIDGRFCISIHDEVRYLVREEDRHRAALALQITNLLTR